A stretch of the Bacillus anthracis str. Vollum genome encodes the following:
- the rfbC gene encoding dTDP-4-dehydrorhamnose 3,5-epimerase yields MKVIETNFTDAKLLEPRLFGDDRGFFTESYNKKVLETLGVTHSFVQDNVSYSAEAGTIRGLHFQKNPKAQTKLIQVMQGAIYDVIVDLRKDSPTFKQWRGYILSADNHRQLLVPKGFAHGFCTLVPHTIVMYKVDEYYSADHDSGVLWNDKELAIPWPVTSPILSDKDRILPLLQECEDSF; encoded by the coding sequence TTGTTGGAACCGAGGTTATTTGGAGATGATCGTGGCTTTTTTACTGAAAGTTATAATAAGAAGGTGCTAGAAACATTAGGGGTTACGCATTCATTTGTACAGGATAATGTCTCGTATTCAGCGGAAGCGGGAACGATTCGCGGATTACATTTTCAAAAAAATCCGAAAGCACAAACGAAACTTATTCAAGTTATGCAAGGAGCAATCTATGACGTTATCGTAGATTTGAGAAAGGATTCACCAACGTTTAAACAGTGGAGAGGATATATTTTAAGTGCGGATAATCATCGGCAATTATTAGTGCCAAAAGGATTTGCACATGGTTTTTGTACACTTGTCCCGCATACGATTGTTATGTATAAAGTAGATGAGTATTATAGTGCCGATCATGACTCAGGGGTACTTTGGAACGATAAAGAATTAGCAATTCCATGGCCGGTAACAAGTCCTATTTTGTCTGATAAAGATCGAATATTACCATTACTTCAGGAATGTGAAGATAGCTTTTGA
- the rfbB gene encoding dTDP-glucose 4,6-dehydratase: MNILVTGGAGFIGSNFVHYMLQSYETYKIINFDALTYSGNLNNVKSIQDHPNYYFVKGEIQNGELLEHVIKERDVQVIVNFAAESHVDRSIENPIPFYDTNVIGTVTLLELVKKYPHIKLVQVSTDEVYGSLGKTGRFTEETPLAPNSPYSSSKASADMIALAYYKTYQLPVIVTRCSNNYGPYQYPEKLIPLMVTNALEGKKLPLYGDGLNVRDWLHVTDHCSAIDVVLHKGRVGEVYNIGGNNEKTNVEVVEQIITLLGKTKKDIEYVTDRLGHDRRYAINAEKMKNEFDWEPKYTFEQGLQETVQWYEKNEEWWKPLKK; encoded by the coding sequence ATGAATATATTAGTAACGGGTGGGGCCGGATTTATTGGAAGCAATTTTGTACATTATATGTTACAAAGCTATGAAACATATAAAATTATTAATTTTGATGCATTAACATATAGTGGAAACTTAAATAATGTAAAGTCTATTCAAGATCATCCGAATTACTATTTTGTAAAAGGGGAAATTCAAAATGGAGAGCTGCTGGAGCATGTTATTAAGGAACGTGATGTGCAAGTAATCGTCAATTTCGCAGCTGAATCACATGTGGATCGTAGTATTGAAAATCCAATCCCTTTTTATGATACAAATGTAATTGGGACGGTCACCTTACTAGAATTAGTAAAAAAGTATCCGCATATTAAACTTGTGCAAGTATCAACGGATGAGGTGTATGGCTCGTTAGGAAAAACAGGACGATTTACCGAGGAAACACCGTTAGCTCCAAATAGTCCATATTCTTCAAGCAAAGCGAGCGCCGATATGATAGCTTTAGCTTATTATAAAACATATCAATTACCAGTTATAGTAACGCGTTGTTCCAATAACTATGGGCCGTATCAATACCCTGAAAAATTAATCCCGTTAATGGTTACGAATGCGCTCGAAGGAAAAAAATTACCGTTATATGGCGATGGATTGAATGTAAGAGATTGGTTACATGTAACAGATCATTGTAGTGCGATTGACGTTGTTCTGCATAAGGGACGTGTAGGAGAAGTATATAATATAGGCGGAAATAATGAAAAAACAAATGTAGAAGTTGTGGAACAAATTATTACTCTCTTAGGAAAAACAAAAAAAGATATTGAATATGTGACAGACCGTTTAGGACACGACCGTCGTTATGCGATTAACGCAGAGAAAATGAAGAATGAATTTGATTGGGAACCAAAGTATACGTTTGAGCAAGGATTGCAAGAAACGGTGCAATGGTATGAGAAGAATGAGGAATGGTGGAAACCATTAAAAAAGTAA
- the rfbD gene encoding dTDP-4-dehydrorhamnose reductase — translation MKERVIITGANGQLGKQLQEELNPEEYDIYPFDKKLLDITNISQVQQVVQEIRPHIIIHCAAYTKVDQAEKERDLAYVINAIGARNVAVASQLVGAKLVYISTDYVFQGDRPEGYDEFHNPAPINIYGASKYAGEQFVKELHNKYFIVRTSWLYGKYGNNFVKTMIRLGKEREEISVVADQIGSPTYVADLNVMINKLIHTSLYGTYHVSNTGSCSWFEFAKKIFSYANMKVNVLPVSTEEFGAAAARPKYSIFQHNMLRLNGFLQMPSWEEGLERFFIETKSH, via the coding sequence ATGAAAGAGCGGGTTATCATAACAGGAGCAAATGGTCAATTAGGAAAGCAACTACAAGAAGAGTTAAATCCTGAAGAATATGACATATATCCATTTGATAAAAAGTTGTTAGATATAACAAATATATCCCAAGTGCAGCAAGTGGTACAAGAAATAAGGCCACATATCATTATTCATTGTGCAGCGTATACGAAGGTTGATCAAGCTGAGAAAGAGCGAGATCTTGCTTATGTAATAAATGCAATAGGGGCTCGAAATGTAGCGGTTGCTTCACAATTAGTTGGGGCGAAGTTAGTTTATATTAGTACGGATTATGTATTTCAAGGCGACAGACCGGAGGGGTACGATGAATTTCATAATCCGGCACCGATCAATATATACGGGGCTTCTAAATATGCGGGAGAGCAGTTCGTCAAAGAGTTACATAATAAATACTTTATCGTTCGTACATCGTGGTTATATGGTAAGTATGGAAATAATTTTGTGAAAACGATGATACGATTAGGGAAAGAAAGAGAAGAAATATCTGTTGTAGCGGATCAAATCGGTTCTCCTACGTATGTGGCGGATTTAAATGTGATGATTAATAAGCTCATTCATACTTCTTTATACGGTACGTATCACGTATCCAATACAGGATCATGTTCTTGGTTTGAATTTGCAAAGAAAATATTTTCGTATGCAAATATGAAGGTGAATGTGTTACCTGTTTCAACCGAAGAATTTGGGGCTGCAGCAGCAAGGCCGAAATATTCTATTTTCCAACATAACATGCTACGATTAAATGGTTTTTTGCAAATGCCTTCTTGGGAAGAAGGATTAGAGCGTTTTTTTATAGAAACCAAAAGTCATTAA
- the fabI gene encoding enoyl-ACP reductase FabI: MELLQGKTFVVMGVANQRSIAWGIARSLHNAGAKLIFTYAGERLERNVRELADTLEGQESLVLPCDVTNDEELTACFETIKQEVGTIHGVAHCIAFANRDDLKGEFVDTSRDGFLLAQNISAFSLTAVAREAKKVMTEGGNILTLTYLGGERVVKNYNVMGVAKASLEASVKYLANDLGQHGIRVNAISAGPIRTLSAKGVGDFNSILREIEERAPLRRTTTQEEVGDTAVFLFSDLARGVTGENIHVDSGYHILG; encoded by the coding sequence ATGGAACTATTACAAGGGAAAACATTTGTTGTTATGGGCGTTGCGAACCAAAGAAGTATTGCATGGGGAATTGCTCGCTCTTTGCATAATGCAGGTGCAAAATTAATCTTCACATATGCAGGAGAACGTTTAGAGAGAAATGTTCGTGAATTAGCGGATACATTAGAAGGACAAGAATCACTTGTATTACCTTGTGATGTAACAAATGATGAAGAACTTACAGCTTGTTTTGAAACAATTAAGCAAGAAGTTGGTACAATTCACGGTGTTGCACACTGTATTGCTTTTGCAAATCGTGACGACTTAAAAGGTGAATTTGTAGATACTTCTCGCGATGGATTTTTACTTGCACAAAATATTAGTGCATTCTCTTTAACAGCTGTAGCAAGAGAAGCGAAGAAAGTAATGACAGAAGGCGGAAATATTTTAACGTTAACATATCTTGGCGGCGAGCGCGTTGTGAAAAACTATAACGTTATGGGTGTTGCGAAAGCTTCATTAGAAGCGAGCGTGAAATATTTAGCTAACGATTTAGGCCAACACGGCATTCGCGTTAACGCTATTTCTGCAGGTCCAATTCGTACGTTATCTGCCAAAGGTGTAGGCGACTTTAACTCAATCTTAAGAGAAATTGAGGAGCGCGCACCACTTCGTCGTACAACAACGCAAGAAGAAGTTGGGGATACAGCAGTATTCTTATTCAGTGATTTAGCACGCGGCGTAACAGGAGAAAACATTCACGTTGATTCAGGGTATCATATCTTAGGATAA